The following coding sequences lie in one Myxococcus xanthus genomic window:
- a CDS encoding YIP1 family protein: MRIPCPRCQAFAVPGAQSCAWCGASLLQEATPGSADPVCAVHPELLSLHACGRCGSFACAQCLRKGPWDEPLCAACHDRVPADALPWDRRDELGTLRAYWQTCVAVMLRPSATFERARPEGSVGSSLGFVALSNLAASFTTALFYLALLFAIPREMMDGDNVSQSWFRLAGVGVFGVMMVLAPVIGMLVALINSALDHVVFRMDGTGQPFVVTLRANALSLSPYMMGLIPFCGMYGAPFWALGLRIYAYRSLHRTGWSTAAVAALAVPLLSCGLFFAAYAVIAVVGASIGG; the protein is encoded by the coding sequence ATGCGCATCCCGTGTCCCCGTTGTCAGGCCTTCGCCGTCCCAGGCGCGCAGAGCTGCGCGTGGTGCGGCGCGTCTCTTCTGCAGGAGGCCACGCCAGGCTCCGCGGACCCCGTGTGTGCCGTCCACCCGGAGCTGCTCAGTCTGCATGCGTGTGGCCGGTGCGGCAGCTTCGCGTGCGCGCAGTGCCTGCGGAAGGGGCCCTGGGACGAGCCCCTGTGCGCCGCGTGTCATGACCGCGTGCCCGCGGATGCCCTGCCGTGGGACCGGCGCGATGAGCTGGGGACGCTGCGGGCGTACTGGCAGACGTGTGTGGCGGTGATGCTGCGTCCCTCGGCCACCTTCGAGCGCGCGCGGCCGGAGGGTTCGGTGGGCAGCTCCCTGGGCTTCGTGGCGCTGTCCAACCTGGCCGCCTCCTTCACCACGGCGCTCTTCTACCTGGCCCTCCTCTTCGCCATCCCGCGTGAGATGATGGATGGCGACAACGTCTCCCAGAGCTGGTTCCGGCTGGCCGGAGTCGGGGTGTTCGGGGTGATGATGGTGCTGGCGCCTGTCATCGGCATGCTCGTCGCGCTCATCAACTCCGCGCTGGACCACGTCGTGTTCCGGATGGATGGCACCGGTCAGCCCTTCGTAGTCACCCTGCGCGCCAATGCCCTGTCGTTGTCGCCCTACATGATGGGGCTGATTCCCTTCTGTGGCATGTATGGCGCGCCCTTCTGGGCCCTGGGGCTGCGCATCTACGCGTACCGGAGCCTGCACCGCACGGGCTGGAGCACCGCGGCGGTGGCTGCCCTGGCGGTGCCGCTGCTCTCCTGTGGTCTGTTCTTCGCTGCCTACGCGGTGATTGCGGTCGTGGGCGCCAGCATCGGCGGGTAG
- a CDS encoding energy transducer TonB → MPGLVSLLLLSAPVLAAEPATQDKAVFEAELQRNLEAFEKNMDRSMPIPCGHPPMRPERIKGEDLQFAPSQLTRIKETTYQLRCTFHLDGTATDCQMLKPGVDLDAKSRETIKQWRFKPAIYKDKPIATTCTVSGKLKRRPEN, encoded by the coding sequence ATGCCCGGGCTTGTCTCCCTCCTCCTGCTGTCCGCGCCCGTCCTGGCCGCCGAGCCCGCGACGCAGGACAAGGCGGTATTCGAAGCCGAACTCCAGCGCAACCTGGAGGCCTTCGAGAAGAACATGGACCGCAGCATGCCCATCCCCTGCGGCCACCCGCCGATGCGCCCCGAGCGAATCAAGGGAGAGGACCTCCAGTTCGCCCCCTCGCAGCTCACCCGCATCAAGGAGACCACCTATCAGCTCAGATGCACCTTCCATCTCGACGGGACGGCCACCGACTGCCAGATGCTCAAGCCCGGAGTGGACCTGGACGCGAAGAGCCGCGAAACCATCAAGCAGTGGCGCTTCAAGCCGGCCATCTACAAGGACAAGCCCATCGCGACGACCTGCACCGTGTCCGGCAAGCTGAAGCGACGGCCGGAGAACTGA
- a CDS encoding GspE/PulE family protein yields MTPLMNRVASLLWTLAVIAVLGGAGVWAYRHSSLEAATLLQEGGRYLQAAMSPLLAGSVALAFGLSYASGVVARRARHRPAPSKPPPAGPSLSPLEVLTPDTATAVRTLLVDLGQRLRRIAAKPDPDIIGFKNLLMDGAIRLGASDIHIHPLEAGTRIAFRMHGVLEEVLSFPREHHSRLINRVKVLAKLPLYDLDKPQDGHFPWTTQDGPADIRVSILPTNHGPAVALRIARTGVRLPQLPALGFPEALLTKYQELLALPQGLILVAGATGSGKTTSLYASLGHIQQSRGELTRIATIEDPIEFDVPLFAQTQVNAAQGFNFAHGLRAVLRQDPNVIMVGEIRDSETARTAIQAGLSGHLLLSTIHANSAAGAFNRLIDMGVEPFLLASATAATLSQRLVRGLCPHCRAPQPLTPEEAVRLDAAGIARGNFFGPVGCEHCEGSGYLGRTALYEMLVISQAIRDAVNAKVPSTRIQEIAVQEGMVPLLAAGVERARAGDTSLREVFRVVGG; encoded by the coding sequence ATGACTCCGCTGATGAATCGAGTCGCGAGCCTGCTGTGGACCCTCGCCGTCATCGCGGTGCTCGGCGGTGCGGGCGTGTGGGCCTACCGGCACTCCTCACTGGAGGCCGCCACGCTGCTCCAGGAAGGCGGGCGCTACCTTCAAGCCGCGATGTCGCCGCTGCTCGCCGGGAGCGTGGCCCTGGCCTTCGGGCTGAGCTACGCCTCCGGCGTGGTCGCCCGCCGCGCGCGGCACCGCCCGGCGCCGTCGAAGCCACCGCCGGCGGGCCCCAGCCTCTCCCCGCTGGAGGTCCTCACCCCCGACACGGCCACCGCCGTCAGGACGCTGCTCGTGGACCTGGGGCAGCGGCTGCGCCGCATCGCCGCGAAGCCAGACCCGGACATCATCGGCTTCAAGAACCTGTTGATGGATGGCGCCATCCGCCTGGGCGCCAGCGACATCCACATCCACCCTCTGGAGGCGGGGACGCGCATCGCCTTCCGCATGCACGGCGTGCTGGAGGAGGTCCTCTCCTTCCCACGCGAGCACCACTCGCGCCTCATCAACCGCGTGAAGGTGCTCGCGAAGCTGCCGCTGTACGACCTGGACAAGCCCCAGGACGGGCACTTCCCCTGGACCACGCAGGACGGGCCCGCGGACATCCGCGTCTCCATCCTGCCCACCAACCACGGCCCCGCGGTGGCGCTGCGCATCGCCCGCACCGGCGTGCGGCTGCCCCAGCTTCCGGCGCTCGGCTTCCCCGAAGCGCTGCTCACGAAGTACCAGGAACTGCTCGCGCTGCCGCAGGGCCTCATCCTGGTGGCGGGCGCCACTGGCAGCGGCAAGACGACGTCGCTGTATGCCTCGCTGGGCCACATCCAGCAGTCGCGCGGCGAGCTCACGCGCATCGCCACCATCGAGGACCCCATCGAGTTCGACGTCCCGCTCTTCGCGCAGACGCAGGTCAACGCCGCGCAGGGCTTCAACTTCGCGCACGGCCTGCGCGCGGTGCTGCGGCAGGACCCCAACGTCATCATGGTGGGCGAGATTCGCGACTCGGAGACGGCGCGCACCGCCATCCAGGCGGGGCTCAGCGGCCACCTGCTGCTCAGCACCATCCACGCCAACTCCGCCGCGGGCGCGTTCAACCGCCTCATCGACATGGGCGTGGAGCCCTTCCTCCTCGCCTCCGCGACGGCCGCCACCCTCTCCCAGCGCCTGGTGCGCGGCCTCTGTCCGCACTGCCGCGCGCCGCAGCCGCTGACGCCCGAGGAGGCGGTGCGGCTGGATGCGGCCGGGATTGCGCGCGGGAACTTCTTCGGCCCCGTGGGGTGCGAGCACTGCGAGGGCAGCGGCTACCTGGGGCGCACCGCGCTCTACGAGATGCTCGTCATCTCCCAGGCCATCCGCGACGCCGTCAACGCCAAGGTGCCCAGCACCCGCATCCAGGAGATTGCCGTCCAGGAGGGCATGGTGCCCCTGCTGGCCGCGGGCGTCGAACGCGCGCGGGCGGGCGACACGTCCCTGCGTGAAGTGTTCCGCGTCGTTGGCGGCTGA
- a CDS encoding serine hydrolase domain-containing protein, whose amino-acid sequence MRLAFVRYGAAVLLGLAGPVSLAAPRASLGMVCEPASLDAEQSPRAFSEEVRGALDAVVRAELSQGPVAGLSVGVTRGAERWVCAYGLRDVGRKLPATPRTTYRMASVTKSFTAVAVLQLVEQGKLNLDADISTLVPTYPAKQWPVTVRDLLGHVSGVPTYDGVASTRNVKAVSTEAAIAAFAGKPLAFEPRTRYLYTTWGYNLLGAAVETASGQSYRDYLREHIFKPAGMPNADLDITATRDEHQAKGYRIQGAALKPSRFLDVSSRFAGGGTRATVGDMLGFGRAVLSHTLVSRETMGRMQTSMSTLDGRLTDYGMGFATYPLRGHYVVAHAGGQPETTTLLMMLPAEDTVIALASNVEGEARRMRRLSIRLLEQVLEEGNTRRDVYVADPVDAVVHEGLSRVASYGLSYHQWATRGPGVLPEETDLPGAFAQVSAMLNRKEIGRDTRAALERVRSGHDPRLRALFIRVGAHMARTLEKVHGGARLKDYTVEGPLAFFEDYLAACDAKQVPEAERISESLRADVLRLAASWKRAQLPELQRLRLDEEKNPEARWAALRKSVTASPGFHPDYSDELLRIAEGFAWRKQPAARRRWLERAVELQPRGLDARWALAEALLAANPEEAVLPHLREAVATPQGTLALAPRNFLKRLINAESTAVAAGLLRAGVALHPDAPELWDALAKREQSLGRKAAATAALREAKRAREAPRPEAAPVPSVPEVPGASGPVPDDHGLVPAGK is encoded by the coding sequence ATGAGACTTGCGTTCGTACGGTACGGGGCCGCGGTGCTCCTGGGGCTCGCGGGGCCCGTGTCCCTGGCGGCGCCTCGGGCCTCGCTGGGGATGGTGTGTGAGCCCGCCAGCCTCGACGCCGAGCAGTCCCCTCGGGCCTTCTCCGAGGAAGTGCGCGGCGCCCTGGACGCGGTCGTCCGCGCCGAGCTGTCACAGGGGCCCGTCGCGGGGCTGTCCGTGGGCGTGACACGCGGCGCGGAGCGCTGGGTGTGTGCCTATGGCCTTCGCGACGTGGGCCGCAAGCTGCCCGCGACGCCGCGCACCACGTACCGCATGGCGTCCGTCACCAAGTCCTTCACGGCGGTGGCGGTGCTGCAGTTGGTGGAGCAGGGGAAGCTGAACCTGGACGCGGACATCTCCACCCTGGTGCCGACCTATCCGGCCAAGCAGTGGCCCGTCACGGTGAGGGACTTGCTGGGCCACGTGAGCGGCGTCCCCACCTATGACGGGGTGGCATCCACCCGCAACGTGAAGGCGGTGAGCACGGAGGCGGCCATCGCCGCCTTCGCGGGCAAGCCGCTCGCCTTCGAGCCGCGCACCCGCTACCTGTACACGACGTGGGGCTACAACCTGCTGGGCGCGGCGGTGGAGACGGCCTCCGGCCAGTCCTACCGCGACTACCTGCGCGAGCACATCTTCAAGCCCGCGGGCATGCCGAACGCGGACCTGGACATCACCGCCACGCGCGATGAGCACCAGGCCAAGGGCTACCGCATCCAGGGGGCGGCGCTGAAGCCGTCGCGCTTCCTCGACGTGTCCAGCCGCTTCGCCGGTGGTGGCACCCGCGCCACGGTGGGGGACATGCTGGGCTTCGGCCGCGCCGTGCTGTCGCACACCCTGGTGTCGCGCGAGACGATGGGCCGCATGCAGACGTCCATGTCCACCCTCGACGGGCGCCTCACCGACTACGGCATGGGCTTCGCGACGTATCCGCTGCGCGGCCACTACGTGGTGGCCCACGCGGGCGGCCAGCCGGAGACGACCACGCTGCTGATGATGCTCCCCGCCGAGGACACGGTGATTGCCCTGGCCTCCAACGTGGAGGGCGAGGCGCGGCGCATGCGCCGGCTGTCCATCCGTTTGCTGGAGCAGGTGCTGGAAGAGGGCAACACCCGCCGCGATGTCTACGTGGCGGACCCGGTGGATGCGGTGGTGCACGAAGGGCTCAGCCGCGTCGCCAGCTATGGGCTGTCTTATCACCAGTGGGCCACGCGAGGCCCGGGCGTGCTGCCGGAGGAGACGGACCTGCCCGGCGCCTTCGCCCAGGTGTCCGCGATGCTGAACCGGAAGGAGATTGGCCGGGACACCCGGGCGGCGCTGGAGCGTGTCCGAAGCGGGCATGACCCGCGTCTGCGCGCCCTCTTCATCCGCGTGGGCGCGCACATGGCCCGCACGTTGGAGAAGGTCCACGGCGGGGCTCGGCTGAAGGACTACACCGTCGAAGGACCGCTGGCGTTCTTCGAGGATTACCTGGCCGCTTGTGACGCGAAGCAGGTTCCAGAGGCGGAGCGCATCAGCGAGTCGCTGCGCGCGGACGTGCTCCGTCTGGCCGCGAGCTGGAAGCGCGCGCAGTTGCCCGAGCTCCAGCGCCTGCGCCTGGACGAGGAGAAGAACCCGGAGGCGCGCTGGGCCGCGCTGCGCAAGTCCGTCACCGCGTCGCCGGGGTTCCATCCGGATTACTCAGACGAGTTGCTGCGCATCGCGGAGGGCTTCGCCTGGCGCAAGCAGCCCGCTGCGCGGCGGCGCTGGTTGGAGCGGGCGGTGGAGCTGCAGCCCCGGGGCCTGGATGCGCGCTGGGCCCTGGCCGAGGCGTTGCTCGCGGCGAACCCGGAGGAGGCCGTGCTGCCGCATCTGCGCGAGGCCGTGGCCACGCCGCAGGGCACATTGGCGCTCGCGCCTCGGAACTTCCTGAAGCGCCTCATCAACGCGGAGTCCACCGCGGTGGCGGCGGGCCTGCTGCGCGCGGGCGTGGCGTTGCATCCGGATGCGCCCGAATTGTGGGATGCGTTGGCGAAGCGGGAGCAGTCCCTGGGCCGGAAGGCGGCGGCCACCGCGGCCCTGCGTGAGGCGAAGCGGGCGCGTGAGGCGCCCAGGCCGGAAGCCGCGCCGGTGCCCTCCGTCCCCGAGGTGCCGGGCGCCAGCGGCCCCGTTCCGGATGACCACGGGCTGGTGCCCGCGGGGAAGTGA
- a CDS encoding nicotinate phosphoribosyltransferase: MTWPEETALLTDLYQLTMTEAYLEEGMWDEAVFSLFARKLPPRRNYLLAAGLDDALRYLEKLRFGTEALDWLASRGRFSDRLLGWLERFRFSGDVDAVAEGTPVFAEEPLLEVRAPLPEAQLVETYLLNQVHFQTTVASKAARVVTAAAGRHVMDFGLRRYHGTDAGLKVARAAYVAGVDSTSNVLAGKTYGIPLAGTMAHSYVQSHDDELEAFRAFVRVHPNATLLVDTYDTLRGVQHVIRLARELGEDFQVRSIRLDSGDLLALSKAAREMLDEAGLEQVRVYASGGLDEDAVAKLVARGAPIDSFGVGTAMGVSSDAPAVDMAYKLVAYAGRPRVKLSSGKLLLPGAKQIYRREVDGVARGDVLTCRQDTAPGRPLLQPVMRGGQRLPEASPTLEAIREFARSELSRLPPEIRALSPAKPPYPVALGQALLRAREHEVELWSAAT, encoded by the coding sequence ATGACCTGGCCGGAAGAGACCGCGCTGCTGACAGACCTCTACCAACTGACGATGACGGAGGCCTATCTCGAGGAGGGAATGTGGGACGAGGCCGTGTTCAGCCTCTTCGCGCGCAAGCTCCCGCCCCGGCGGAACTACCTGCTGGCGGCGGGGCTCGACGATGCGCTGAGGTACCTGGAGAAGCTGCGCTTCGGCACGGAGGCGCTGGACTGGCTGGCATCTCGAGGCCGCTTCTCGGACCGGCTGCTCGGGTGGCTCGAACGCTTCCGATTCAGCGGTGACGTGGACGCCGTCGCGGAGGGAACGCCGGTGTTCGCCGAGGAGCCGCTGCTGGAGGTCCGCGCGCCCCTGCCAGAGGCGCAACTGGTGGAGACGTACCTCCTCAACCAGGTGCACTTCCAGACGACCGTGGCCTCGAAGGCCGCGCGCGTGGTGACGGCCGCCGCCGGACGCCACGTCATGGACTTCGGCTTGCGGCGCTACCACGGCACGGACGCCGGGCTGAAGGTGGCGCGCGCGGCGTACGTAGCGGGCGTGGACTCCACCTCCAACGTGCTGGCGGGGAAGACGTATGGGATTCCGCTCGCCGGAACCATGGCGCACAGCTACGTGCAGTCACACGACGACGAACTGGAGGCGTTCCGCGCCTTCGTGCGCGTCCATCCAAACGCCACGCTGCTGGTGGACACCTACGACACGCTGCGCGGCGTGCAGCACGTCATCCGACTGGCGCGGGAGCTGGGCGAGGACTTCCAGGTGCGCTCCATCCGCCTGGACTCGGGCGATTTGCTCGCGTTGTCAAAGGCCGCGCGGGAGATGCTCGATGAAGCCGGCCTGGAGCAGGTGCGCGTGTACGCGAGCGGCGGACTGGACGAAGACGCAGTGGCGAAACTGGTGGCGCGCGGGGCGCCCATCGACAGCTTCGGCGTGGGCACGGCCATGGGAGTTTCGTCGGACGCACCCGCGGTGGACATGGCCTACAAGCTGGTGGCGTACGCAGGGCGACCCCGAGTGAAGCTGTCATCGGGGAAGCTGCTGCTCCCGGGCGCGAAGCAAATCTACCGGCGGGAGGTGGACGGCGTGGCGCGCGGCGACGTGCTCACGTGCAGGCAGGACACCGCGCCCGGAAGGCCCTTGCTCCAACCGGTGATGCGTGGGGGACAGCGGTTGCCCGAGGCATCACCGACACTAGAGGCCATCCGCGAATTCGCGCGAAGCGAACTCTCAAGGCTTCCGCCCGAGATTCGCGCCTTGTCCCCCGCCAAGCCGCCCTATCCCGTGGCGCTGGGACAGGCGCTGCTGCGGGCTCGCGAGCACGAAGTGGAGCTGTGGTCCGCGGCGACGTGA
- a CDS encoding SGNH/GDSL hydrolase family protein, with protein MTHSEVGRSGRRTWFPVLLGGLLTACDIGSSPRAATPPASAPEAPVVRPAEPPRPSPAPEVRRRMPVRPERTAEVQALAEKLGAPGAKVEDPCVAPLGNGCARTALAPFFASLDALATGTATRPVVIEAFGNSLIAGDRIVDVLRDDLATAFGSAGRGVLLVDRMAPYGGRGRTSASSSGWQPRTLGELRAPPHAFGVTGVYHVATNAKARSRFKLDGEPRGTLWWLDVPGAGAVSLSSGGKVLARTEPTGSGLSRATHFELPEDAQTLDVVAEGQGAVVQGVVLQHARPGIVLDTLGVPSSDASLYARIDGATLTSQLAERSPQLLVFFLGGNESKRIEWKRLDMEKLRTDLRALLRRAREAAPGSACLLVGPMDAVKGPGAKAQALTQRSSLEAVNAAEREVALAEGCAFFDFYAAMGGKGALARFHASGYMHDDLVHPRGAGLDVLGHLVTDALLRAYVETPPSARGVAAVMPTPSGAGAAPTGVSEPSAEATP; from the coding sequence ATGACGCATTCGGAAGTCGGGCGGAGCGGCCGGCGGACCTGGTTCCCGGTCCTGCTCGGTGGCCTGTTGACCGCCTGTGATATCGGGTCCTCGCCTCGCGCCGCCACACCCCCTGCTTCCGCGCCAGAGGCACCGGTCGTGCGCCCCGCTGAACCGCCGCGACCGTCCCCCGCGCCAGAGGTTCGCCGGCGGATGCCTGTTCGTCCCGAACGGACCGCCGAGGTCCAGGCCCTGGCCGAGAAGCTGGGCGCGCCCGGTGCGAAGGTGGAAGACCCCTGCGTGGCACCCCTGGGGAACGGCTGCGCGCGCACGGCGCTGGCGCCCTTCTTCGCGTCGCTGGATGCGTTGGCCACGGGCACCGCCACCCGCCCCGTCGTCATCGAGGCCTTCGGCAACTCGCTGATTGCCGGGGACCGCATCGTGGACGTCCTGCGCGACGACCTGGCCACGGCGTTCGGAAGCGCGGGCCGGGGCGTGTTGCTCGTGGACCGCATGGCGCCCTACGGCGGGCGAGGCCGCACCAGCGCCAGCAGCAGTGGGTGGCAGCCGCGCACCCTGGGCGAGCTGCGCGCGCCTCCGCACGCCTTCGGTGTCACCGGCGTGTATCACGTGGCCACGAACGCCAAGGCGCGCAGCCGTTTCAAGCTGGATGGTGAGCCGCGCGGAACGCTGTGGTGGCTGGATGTGCCAGGCGCTGGCGCGGTCAGCCTCTCCAGTGGCGGCAAGGTGCTGGCGCGGACCGAGCCCACGGGAAGTGGCTTGTCGCGCGCCACCCACTTCGAGCTGCCCGAGGACGCACAGACGCTGGACGTGGTGGCCGAGGGACAGGGCGCGGTGGTGCAGGGCGTGGTGTTGCAGCATGCGCGGCCCGGCATCGTCCTGGACACGCTGGGCGTGCCTTCGTCGGACGCGAGCCTCTATGCACGCATCGACGGCGCCACGCTCACGTCCCAACTCGCGGAGCGTTCGCCCCAGTTGCTCGTCTTCTTCCTGGGGGGCAACGAGTCCAAGCGCATCGAATGGAAGCGCCTGGACATGGAGAAGCTGCGCACGGACCTGCGGGCGCTGCTCCGCCGCGCGCGGGAGGCGGCGCCCGGGAGCGCGTGCCTGCTGGTGGGGCCCATGGACGCGGTGAAGGGGCCCGGCGCGAAGGCTCAGGCGCTGACGCAGCGTTCCTCGCTGGAGGCGGTCAACGCCGCCGAGCGGGAGGTCGCGCTCGCCGAAGGGTGTGCATTCTTCGACTTCTACGCCGCCATGGGCGGAAAGGGGGCGCTCGCGCGCTTCCATGCGTCCGGCTACATGCATGACGACCTGGTGCATCCGCGCGGCGCGGGGCTGGACGTGCTGGGGCACCTGGTCACCGACGCGCTGCTGCGCGCCTATGTGGAGACGCCGCCGTCCGCGCGGGGTGTCGCGGCGGTGATGCCCACGCCCTCGGGGGCGGGAGCCGCGCCCACCGGGGTGTCCGAGCCCAGCGCGGAGGCCACGCCATGA
- a CDS encoding helix-turn-helix domain-containing protein → MEKRNNRVANWTRLHRRFGDHVRKLRTARELTQEALAERSDLSVDAIRRIERGSFSPSLDTLGKLSKGLDVSLKTLFQGFERERSNAVAEICDFLSLRSGREVELAWRVIQAMFEDR, encoded by the coding sequence ATGGAGAAACGGAACAACAGGGTCGCGAACTGGACGCGGTTGCACCGCCGGTTTGGCGACCACGTGCGCAAGCTTCGGACGGCCCGGGAGCTCACGCAGGAAGCGCTCGCGGAACGCAGCGACCTGTCCGTGGACGCCATCCGCCGGATTGAGCGCGGTTCGTTTTCTCCGTCCCTGGACACCCTGGGCAAGCTCTCCAAGGGGCTCGACGTCTCCTTGAAGACGCTCTTCCAGGGCTTCGAGCGCGAGCGCTCCAACGCCGTGGCGGAGATCTGCGACTTCCTGTCCCTTCGCTCGGGCCGCGAGGTCGAGCTCGCCTGGCGCGTCATCCAGGCCATGTTCGAGGACCGCTGA
- a CDS encoding 2-hydroxyacid dehydrogenase, producing the protein MRVAVFDTHRYDRDALEAANARFGHALTYFEPRLTLQTAPLAEGFPAVCSFVNDKVDAATLEVLHAGGVRLVAARSAGYNHVDLEAARRLDMRVTRVPEYSPHAVAEHAVALVLSLNRHIPRAFSRVRDWNFSLDGLVGFDLAGKTVGVVGTGRIGRVAARIFKGFGCNVLCCDVAPDAAFERELGVRYAPLDTLFAESDILSLHVPLTPGTRHLVDAAALARMKRGVVLVNTGRGALIDSKALVAALKSGHIGGAGLDVYEEEEGVFFQDLSGQVLQDDVLARLLTFPNVLVTSHQAFLTHEALANIAETTLASLQAFERGEPLVNEVRAEQVLRAR; encoded by the coding sequence ATGCGGGTGGCTGTCTTCGACACACACCGATACGACCGGGACGCGCTGGAGGCCGCCAACGCACGTTTCGGACATGCGCTCACCTACTTCGAGCCGCGCCTGACGCTCCAGACGGCGCCACTGGCGGAGGGCTTCCCCGCCGTGTGTTCCTTCGTCAACGACAAGGTGGACGCGGCCACGCTGGAGGTGCTGCACGCGGGTGGGGTGCGGCTCGTGGCGGCGCGCTCCGCGGGCTACAACCACGTGGACCTCGAAGCGGCGCGGCGGCTGGACATGCGTGTCACGCGCGTGCCGGAGTACTCACCCCATGCGGTGGCCGAGCACGCGGTGGCGTTGGTGCTGTCCCTCAACCGTCACATCCCGCGTGCCTTCTCTCGCGTGCGTGATTGGAACTTCTCGCTCGACGGGCTGGTGGGGTTCGACCTCGCCGGCAAGACGGTGGGCGTGGTGGGCACGGGCCGCATCGGCCGCGTGGCGGCGCGCATCTTCAAGGGCTTCGGTTGCAATGTGCTCTGCTGCGACGTGGCGCCGGACGCGGCCTTCGAGCGCGAGCTGGGCGTGCGCTATGCCCCGCTCGACACGCTCTTCGCCGAGTCGGACATCCTCTCGCTGCATGTCCCGCTGACGCCGGGAACGCGGCACCTGGTGGACGCGGCGGCGCTGGCGCGGATGAAGCGGGGCGTGGTGCTCGTCAACACCGGCCGAGGCGCGCTCATCGACAGCAAGGCGCTGGTCGCCGCGCTCAAGTCCGGCCACATCGGCGGCGCCGGACTGGATGTGTATGAAGAAGAGGAGGGCGTCTTCTTCCAGGACCTCTCCGGGCAGGTGCTCCAGGATGACGTGCTGGCGCGGCTGCTCACCTTTCCGAACGTGCTCGTCACGTCGCATCAGGCCTTCCTCACCCATGAGGCGCTCGCCAACATCGCCGAGACGACTCTGGCGAGCCTTCAGGCCTTTGAGCGTGGCGAGCCCCTGGTGAACGAGGTGCGCGCCGAGCAGGTGCTCCGCGCGCGTTGA
- a CDS encoding leucine-rich repeat domain-containing protein, producing the protein MSGALSRLTKLKQLDLAWNPKLETLPPELGQLEGLESLNLDNTGVRTLPEAVGQLTRLRSLGLKATPMTTLPPWLSRMSSLKSLDLYQTSLPPEEVEALRKALPECNVGFRT; encoded by the coding sequence GTGTCCGGCGCGCTGAGCCGGCTCACGAAGCTGAAACAACTCGACCTCGCCTGGAACCCGAAGCTGGAGACGCTTCCTCCCGAGCTCGGGCAGTTGGAGGGACTGGAATCCCTCAACCTGGACAACACCGGCGTCCGCACGCTCCCGGAGGCGGTGGGCCAGCTCACGCGCTTGAGGTCCCTGGGCCTCAAGGCCACGCCCATGACGACCCTGCCGCCATGGCTGTCCCGGATGAGCAGCCTCAAGAGCCTGGACCTCTACCAGACCTCACTTCCACCCGAAGAAGTCGAAGCCCTGCGCAAGGCGCTCCCCGAATGCAACGTGGGCTTCCGGACGTGA